The window TTTCCCGCTCTTTTTTGCCTTTCTCCGGCAGGCAGAGCATGATATTGCGGCGCGCCACGTCCTTGCGCACGCCTGCCAGCTTCAGCAACGGTATTATCGCGCCGGCAAGCAGGTTCGCGCGCCAGCCGGGACGGATGCTCTCGGCAAAGGCCATAAAGGCGCGTACCTGACAGTTTGTGATTTTTTTTCTTGTCTCTTCTTTCAAATGTTTCAGCCTTCCGTAATGCGGCGGTCCGTAACGGCCGGACCGACCGGATGTATTATGAACATTCTAATGCAAGGGGGCCGGATGTGAAAGCGCCGCGGTCAAAATTCAAATGTTTCCATCTCAAATAAAGGCGGAGGGGGGCACACATTATCGCCTCCCTCCGCCATTCTGTCTCTGCTTTACTCTTTTCCCGCCTATTTGAACTTGAGCAGGCGGAAGTCTTTCTTTCCAACGTTGAGCTGGATATAGCGGCCCGCAAGCAGGTCCTCTTCGGCAACCAGGCGCCCCGCGTCGGCGATCTTTTCACCGTTGAGGTATGCCCCGCCCTCTTTGATCTTCTTCTTCGCGTTGCCCTTTGAATCACAGGCTCCGCTGAGGACGAGCAGGTCGGTGACGCCGTTCGTCTCCGCGAGGTCGGCCTCGGCGCAGGGTATCTCCGCCGCGAGCGTCTCAAGGACGTCGGCGGGGGCATCTTTGATGTTCGTCTCTCCAAAGAGGACGGCGCTGGCATCCAGCACCCTTTTAGCGGCCTCTTCTCCGTGAACGCGGCAGGTCATCTCCCAGGCAAGCTCCTTCTGAGCCTTGCGAAGGTGAGGAGCCTTGGCGTGCTCTTCAAGCAGTGCCTTGATCTCGTCGAGCTCACGGAAGGTAAAGAGCTTATAGAGCTTCTCAAGATCTTTATCATCGACGTTTATCCAGAACTGGTAAAATTTGTAGACGCTTGTGCGCTTCGGCGAGAGGTAGACCGCGCCGCTCTCCGATTTACCGAATTTCTGCCCCTGCGCGTTGAGCAGCAGAGGGAAGGTGATGCCGTAGCACTGCCCGCCGGACTTTTTGCGCGCGAGGTCCATACCGGCGATGATGTTCACCTGCTGGTCGTTGCCGCCCATCTGAAGGGTGCAGCCGTATTCGTTGTAGAGGTGGTTGTAGTCAAAGGCCTGCAGCAGTATATATGAAAGCTCGGTATAGGTGATCGACTTGTCGGGGTCCAGCACGCGGCTGCGCACGTATTCACGGTTGACGAGGAAGCTGACCGAGAAATACTTGCCCGTATCGCGCAGGAATTCGATGTAGTTTTCCTTCTTGAGCCAGTCGTTGTTGTTGACGAGCAGGGCGCTGTTTTCACCGCTTTCAAAGTTGAGGAAGTGTTTGAGCTGCTCCGCAATGCAGGAGACGTTGTGAAGTATCTGTTCCTCGGAGAGCAGGTTGCGCTCCGCGCTCTTTCCCGAGGGATCGCCGATGCGTCCCGTGCCGCCGCCGGCGATGGCGATCGGCCGGTGGCCAAGACGCTGGAGCCACGCAAGCCCCATGATGGCGACGAGGTTCCCGACGTGGAGGCTGTCGGCGCTCGGGTCGAAGCCGATATAACCAGTTACCATATCTTTCATGAAGTGCTCTTCGAGCTCTTCGTTATGGCTGCTCCACTCGACAAAACCGCGTTCCCTCAAAATTTTAAGTGCGTTCGTATGCATAAAAAAACCTCCAGAGTTTTTTAGAAAGTTCTTATTTTACGTCAGTGCAGCGGCGGTTCTATTTAGCCGCCGTTTTATACCAGTTGATGCGGCCGGAGAGCGGCTTTTCCCATACAATGAGCACGCGTCCGAGCCGTTTCAGGACATTGCCGAAGGAGTCGGTGATCCCCTGGTCGAAGGGCGACAGCGAAAGCTCAGGCTGTAAAGGTTCCGCGAGCGGTTCTTCTTCGCCGTATCCGGAATCGCCGTCATCGTAGGGCTCCGCGTCCTCAGCGCTCTCTTCCCCTAGGAAGCTGCTCATCTTCGTCATTTCTGAAAGAGCGCCCCCTATGCGCGGCAGATCCGCGAGCATCCAGCCGACGACCGATTCGTCATCTTTGAGGAATTTACCCAGCCGGTTCTTCGCGTTTATGGACTGCGGCGTGGTCAGACCCAGCACCGCGATGCCGTCGCGCCCCGCGCCGATCACGGAAAAGGGCACGTTGGTCGTGCCGCCGAAGGTGAAACCGGGGATAGGCTTCGGCTCGGCGCCGAAGAAGAGATTTTTCCAGAAGGAATCCACAAGTTCGTTCATCAGCGCGGAACGGCCGGAGAACTCGACGAGGAATCCCGGCAGTGAGAACCAAAGTATGCGGTTCTGTCCGCCGAGGGAGAATACCGTCTGCCCAGAGAGTATCTCACGTATCTGATCGTCCTTCATGTCGAGATTCTCCGCTATCTCTCCCAGAGACGACAGCGGGAAGGGCCAGTCTTTCGGGTCTCCGCCGAGCGGCGGCAGGTCGATCCCCATCGAAAGCAGGAGCGGTTCGGGGATGATGCAGTCCGCCGTATCCCATTTCCTTGCCTTCAGTGTCGAGGAGAGATAGGCCTCCACAGGTTTTCCGAGGTTCACGAGCGCCCAGCGTATTTCACCGGCCGGGTCGGATGGACTCTTAGGGTCAAGGCTGCGCCAGGCGGCCTCCACCGTTATCGGGAATTTATGCTCCGCGTTGGCGGTGATCGCGCCGCCGTCCGATATCTCAATATGCGCGGGCCAGCTCTTTTCCTGGTTCCATTTCTTGCCGCCAAGGTTTGCTGATGATTTTTTCGAAGCCTCTTCCATGCGCCGCAGCACCGAAAGCTCCGCAGCCATCACGACGTTCTTGCCCTTCACGGTGTAGTAGACGGGAGAGGAGAGTCCGCCCGACTCTATAACGAAGACGCCCTTTTCGCCGCCGGCACGCACGGAAGCCTCTTTGAAGGCCCCTTTCAGGATATCAGGCAGAAGCCCCTTTTTCAGCGCCGCGGTATCGGAGGGCGTGAAGCGGAATGAGGCGTAGACCTCAGTCATGCCAGCGCCGCCGTCCACCACGAGCAGCGCCGCCTCTTTTGCCGCGGAGGCCGCTGTAAGAAGCGCGTTGCGCGGCGTGCCGTCCTTAAGCAGCGCGTAGACGCCGTCGGTGAGCAGCGCGGAAAGGGCTTTGGGATAGCTGCCCTCTTTCGTCTCCGTCAGCACATAGGGCTGCGACTCTTCTGGCCTGGGGATCATCGTCAGGATGCCGGAAGAATTCCACAGCGTGTATGTGAAAAACAGCGCCGCCACTATCACCGCCGCCACAGCGGTGACTACGGCGTATTTGGCCTTTCCCGTCATAGAGTATCCCATCCTTTTTGTGTCACTACGATTATCTCTTTTCTTCTTTTTCTTTATACTCTATCCTGTTGCCGCTCAGGGCCGCCGCCGTTTCAAGCAGCGTTCTCGCCGAAATAAGCAGCGGCATTATATTCTTATACTGTTCTTCGTTCTGGATGATCGTCTGCTGCATCTGTTCAGTACGCGCCGAGATGAGGTTCAGCGCATTCTCCACATCCTTGGAATTGATCTGGATACGGTCGAGTATGCGCGGCGAAATCACAGGCATCGCTATCTTATCGGGGGCCGGAGCGAGAAGGTCTATCTCGTCGCCGATCGCCGGGATGCGTGTCGCATAGCCGTTGTCTTTGAGGCCGAGGGCCAGAGACTCGGCGGATTTCGGTTCGCCGTGAACGATGATGAAGCGCGCCTTCTTTGGGAAATGGCCGGCCCACTTGAGCAGGTCGTCCCGGTCCGCGTGGGCGGAGAAGCCGTTCAGCGTGTGGAATTGGGCTTTAACGGATATCTCCTCTCCCGCGATTCGCACGGTCTTCGCACCGTCGACGAGGCGGCGCCCAAGGGTGCCGTAGGCCTGGTAGCCGACGAAAAATACATGCGTGTCTTTCTTGAAGAGGTTATGTTTCAGATGGTGCATGATACGCCCGCCGGAACACATGCCGCTGCCCGCGAGTACGATGCCGCTGGACATGTCGTTGATGGCGCGTGATTCGTCGGCGCTGCGGACGAAGCTGAAACCCTTCGGCTCGAAGGGGTCCTCCCCTTTGAGGAGCATCTCTTTGAGTTCGCGTGAGAGCAGCGTCGTGTGCGCCGAATATATTTCCGTCGTCTTGACGCCCATCGGCGAATCAAGATAGATATTGGGCATGTTAAGGTCGGGCAGCTTCTTCTGCAGCAGCTTGAACTCGTAGAGCATACGCTGTGCGCGGTCCACTACGAAGGTCGGGACAAGCACCTTGCCGCCGGAGCGGATGGCCTCCTCCATCGCCCCCTGGAACTCGGAGCGCGTATCCTCAAGCGACTTGTGGAGCCTGTCGCCGTAGGTCGATTCGATAAGAACGAAGTCAGCCTCTTCGACGATTGCCGGCGGCTTTTCAATGACGCCGTCGAACTGGCCGAGGTCTCCGGAAAAGACCACCTTCACCGTCTTCTGGTCGTCTTTATCCGAGATCCAGGTCTCGATTATGGAGCTTCCGAGGATATGCCCCGCCTCACGGTAGCGCACCTTGAGCCCGGGAAATATCTCCACCATTTCGTCGTAGGGGATCGGATAGCGGAAGGCGAGCGCGTCTTCGACGTCATTCTCGTTATAGAGAGGCTCCACCTTCGGCAGCCCTTTGCGGGAGTTCTTGCGCGAGCGCCATTCGGCGTCTTCCTGCATGATATGCGCGGAGTCGCGCAGCAGTATCTCTATCAGCTGCGAGGTGGCGTGAGTACAATAGATCTTTCCTTTGAATCCCTGCTTTACGAGGAGGGGAATCCTGCCGCTGTGGTCGATATGCGCGTGGGTCAGGAGGACGGCGTCTATATCCGCAGGACTGAAGGGAAACTTCTCTCCCTCGTGCCGTTCCTCGTCCGTGCCCTGGTGCGTGCCGCAATCGACTAAAACTTTATAACCATCCGTCTCTATCATATAGTTGGAACCGGTAACTTCACCGGCGGCACCTAATATCCGCAGTTTCACTGTCAATCGCCCGGAGGCTCCCACCTTTCAAAAATAAGAATAGATAAGAACACTTGCCAATAAAACAACAGCACAGAAAAACTGTCGGCAGACATTCCGCTCCTGTTACTATTCTACAGTCTGAAGCGGTACTTCACAACTTATAATTGTGCCGATTCCCAATGTGGATGTTATTTCCAGGGAACCTCCGGCGAGGCGCATACGCTCCTTCATATTTGAAAGGCCGCGGTGTCCCTGTACACGAAGTTCCTGAACGTCGTTTGGCATGTCGAAACCCTTGCCGT is drawn from Cloacibacillus porcorum and contains these coding sequences:
- the tyrS gene encoding tyrosine--tRNA ligase, yielding MHTNALKILRERGFVEWSSHNEELEEHFMKDMVTGYIGFDPSADSLHVGNLVAIMGLAWLQRLGHRPIAIAGGGTGRIGDPSGKSAERNLLSEEQILHNVSCIAEQLKHFLNFESGENSALLVNNNDWLKKENYIEFLRDTGKYFSVSFLVNREYVRSRVLDPDKSITYTELSYILLQAFDYNHLYNEYGCTLQMGGNDQQVNIIAGMDLARKKSGGQCYGITFPLLLNAQGQKFGKSESGAVYLSPKRTSVYKFYQFWINVDDKDLEKLYKLFTFRELDEIKALLEEHAKAPHLRKAQKELAWEMTCRVHGEEAAKRVLDASAVLFGETNIKDAPADVLETLAAEIPCAEADLAETNGVTDLLVLSGACDSKGNAKKKIKEGGAYLNGEKIADAGRLVAEEDLLAGRYIQLNVGKKDFRLLKFK
- a CDS encoding MBL fold metallo-hydrolase RNA specificity domain-containing protein, coding for MKLRILGAAGEVTGSNYMIETDGYKVLVDCGTHQGTDEERHEGEKFPFSPADIDAVLLTHAHIDHSGRIPLLVKQGFKGKIYCTHATSQLIEILLRDSAHIMQEDAEWRSRKNSRKGLPKVEPLYNENDVEDALAFRYPIPYDEMVEIFPGLKVRYREAGHILGSSIIETWISDKDDQKTVKVVFSGDLGQFDGVIEKPPAIVEEADFVLIESTYGDRLHKSLEDTRSEFQGAMEEAIRSGGKVLVPTFVVDRAQRMLYEFKLLQKKLPDLNMPNIYLDSPMGVKTTEIYSAHTTLLSRELKEMLLKGEDPFEPKGFSFVRSADESRAINDMSSGIVLAGSGMCSGGRIMHHLKHNLFKKDTHVFFVGYQAYGTLGRRLVDGAKTVRIAGEEISVKAQFHTLNGFSAHADRDDLLKWAGHFPKKARFIIVHGEPKSAESLALGLKDNGYATRIPAIGDEIDLLAPAPDKIAMPVISPRILDRIQINSKDVENALNLISARTEQMQQTIIQNEEQYKNIMPLLISARTLLETAAALSGNRIEYKEKEEKR